In the genome of Girardinichthys multiradiatus isolate DD_20200921_A chromosome 7, DD_fGirMul_XY1, whole genome shotgun sequence, one region contains:
- the agpat3 gene encoding 1-acyl-sn-glycerol-3-phosphate acyltransferase gamma isoform X2 produces the protein MALLAYVKSLFILQLLMGFVFVVSGLIINFIQLCTCILWPINRQLYRRINCRLSYSLWSQLVMMLEWWSGTDCTLYTDQATVDKFGKEHVIIILNHNFEIDFLCGWTICERYGVLGSSKVLAKHELLKVPLIGWTWYFLEIVFCKRKWEEDRETVFAGLDRLRDYPEYMWFLLYCEGTRFTEKKHQISMQVAESKGLPKLKYHLLPRTKGFTTTMQCLKGTVTAVYDVTLNFKDNQTPTLLGIVNGKKYKADLRVKRFPVEDIPDNEQECANWLHKLYQEKDALQEQYNKEGKFPGPTIIPPRRLWTLLNFLFWATLLLSPLIKFACGVVVSGSPLLIIGFITFLIIASVAIRRLIGVTEVKKTGSSYGNQEAKKQN, from the exons ATGGCTCTCCTGGCCTACGTGAAGAGCCTGTTCATCCTGCAGCTGCTGATGGGCTTTGTGTTTGTGGTGAGCGGCCTCATCATAAacttcattcagctctgcacCTGCATCCTCTGGCCCATCAACAGACAGCTCTACCGTAGAATCAACTGCCGGCTGTCCTACTCTCTGTGGAGTC AGCTGGTGATGATGCTGGAGTGGTGGTCTGGCACAGACTGCACTCTATACACCGACCAGGCTACGGTGGACAAGTTTGGCAAGGAGCACgtcatcatcatcctcaacCACAACTTTGAAATCGACTTCCTCTGTGGCTGGACCATTTGTGAAAGATATGGTGTCTTAGGG AGTTCCAAAGTGTTGGCCAAACACGAGCTGCTGAAGGTTCCTCTGATCGGCTGGACCTGGTACTTTCTCGAaatagtgttttgcaaaagaAAGTGGGAGGAGGACCGAGAAACAGTTTTTGCAGGCCTGGACAGGCTCAGAGACTATCCTGAATATATGTGG TTTCTGCTGTATTGTGAAGGGACCCGCTTTACAGAGAAGAAGCACCAAATCAGCATGCAGGTTGCAGAGAGTAAAGGCCTGCCCAAGCTCAAGTATCACCTTTTACCCCGAACCAAAGGGTTCACCACCACGATGCAGTGTCTTAAAGGCACAG TCACCGCCGTGTATGATGTGACTTTAAACTTCAAGGACAACCAGACTCCCACTCTGCTGGGCATTGTCAATGGCaaaaaatacaaagctgacCTGCGTGTTAA GCGGTTTCCTGTGGAAGATATACCTGACAATGAGCAGGAATGTGCCAACTGGCTGCACAAGCTCTACCAGGAGAAG GACGCCTTACAGGAACAGTACAACAAGGAAGGAAAGTTCCCCGGACCTACAATCATCCCGCCGCGCCGCCTTTGGACGCTGCTGAACTTCCTGTTCTGGGCCACCCTCCTGTTGTCGCCCCTCATCAAATTTGCATGTGGCGTTGTCGTCAGTGGCTCCCCGCTCCTCATCATTGGTTTCATCACCTTCCTCATCATTG CCTCTGTAGCTATTCGTCGTCTCATCGGAGTCACAGAGGTGAAGAAAACCGGCTCCAGTTACGGAAACCAGGAGGCCAAGAAACAAAACTAG
- the agpat3 gene encoding 1-acyl-sn-glycerol-3-phosphate acyltransferase gamma isoform X1, which yields MALLAYVKSLFILQLLMGFVFVVSGLIINFIQLCTCILWPINRQLYRRINCRLSYSLWSQLVMMLEWWSGTDCTLYTDQATVDKFGKEHVIIILNHNFEIDFLCGWTICERYGVLGSSKVLAKHELLKVPLIGWTWYFLEIVFCKRKWEEDRETVFAGLDRLRDYPEYMWFLLYCEGTRFTEKKHQISMQVAESKGLPKLKYHLLPRTKGFTTTMQCLKGTVTAVYDVTLNFKDNQTPTLLGIVNGKKYKADLRVKRFPVEDIPDNEQECANWLHKLYQEKDALQEQYNKEGKFPGPTIIPPRRLWTLLNFLFWATLLLSPLIKFACGVVVSGSPLLIIGFITFLIIGQPVVVDSTNLDLMVEWKRRKPFLKEIQKTSCLDTADMWRKALG from the exons ATGGCTCTCCTGGCCTACGTGAAGAGCCTGTTCATCCTGCAGCTGCTGATGGGCTTTGTGTTTGTGGTGAGCGGCCTCATCATAAacttcattcagctctgcacCTGCATCCTCTGGCCCATCAACAGACAGCTCTACCGTAGAATCAACTGCCGGCTGTCCTACTCTCTGTGGAGTC AGCTGGTGATGATGCTGGAGTGGTGGTCTGGCACAGACTGCACTCTATACACCGACCAGGCTACGGTGGACAAGTTTGGCAAGGAGCACgtcatcatcatcctcaacCACAACTTTGAAATCGACTTCCTCTGTGGCTGGACCATTTGTGAAAGATATGGTGTCTTAGGG AGTTCCAAAGTGTTGGCCAAACACGAGCTGCTGAAGGTTCCTCTGATCGGCTGGACCTGGTACTTTCTCGAaatagtgttttgcaaaagaAAGTGGGAGGAGGACCGAGAAACAGTTTTTGCAGGCCTGGACAGGCTCAGAGACTATCCTGAATATATGTGG TTTCTGCTGTATTGTGAAGGGACCCGCTTTACAGAGAAGAAGCACCAAATCAGCATGCAGGTTGCAGAGAGTAAAGGCCTGCCCAAGCTCAAGTATCACCTTTTACCCCGAACCAAAGGGTTCACCACCACGATGCAGTGTCTTAAAGGCACAG TCACCGCCGTGTATGATGTGACTTTAAACTTCAAGGACAACCAGACTCCCACTCTGCTGGGCATTGTCAATGGCaaaaaatacaaagctgacCTGCGTGTTAA GCGGTTTCCTGTGGAAGATATACCTGACAATGAGCAGGAATGTGCCAACTGGCTGCACAAGCTCTACCAGGAGAAG GACGCCTTACAGGAACAGTACAACAAGGAAGGAAAGTTCCCCGGACCTACAATCATCCCGCCGCGCCGCCTTTGGACGCTGCTGAACTTCCTGTTCTGGGCCACCCTCCTGTTGTCGCCCCTCATCAAATTTGCATGTGGCGTTGTCGTCAGTGGCTCCCCGCTCCTCATCATTGGTTTCATCACCTTCCTCATCATTG GACAACCAGTAGTGGtggactccacaaatctggattTAATGGTAGAGTggaaaagaagaaagccatttttgAAGGAAATCCAGAAGACGTCCTGTTtggacacagcagacatgtggagAAAGGCACTTGGATAA